From Aegilops tauschii subsp. strangulata cultivar AL8/78 chromosome 5, Aet v6.0, whole genome shotgun sequence:
ctggttcctgtacggggtgaggggcgaataggttcttgggcagcgattacgcgactgctcgcttccgatcgtctacttcctctacgtctGTGTCGCCTTCAccatcaccatgtccaccgacgccgaacgtgccgccgccgggaaagctgaagccgacaagaaggccgccgaggacgccgctgctgccaccaaagccgcggcctctgtatggcctactggagggtataactcgtttatcccgctcctaTTGTTTCCTGTTTTATccatgctagcgttatacgtaAATTTTTCTGCAATTAGCGTAATATGTGCTTGCttgactgaatatcagtatgcatttatttgtgtcaatgccatgctagtgatttactcgtggattaatttaatcgagaAATTGCCTATTTTCTCAACACAACAGATAGCCTTGACCTGGTACTTGAAAAATATACATGTTCGAGGAATAGACTGAAAATTGCACATCTAAAGAAATAGCAAGCATTTGTCCTAAAAATATTTCATGTGTTTGGTCGCACAACTTAAAATGTGTTCCTTTTGTAGTGTCATCTGTTTTCGTCGAATTCTTGTAAGTATGTGCATCTTTGCTTTGTAGAAGGAATAGCAGCCACAGAAAGGCATCACAAACCCCGCAAAAAAGGCATCTCAATGAGCAGTTGGTTCACATGACCCAACAAAACAAATAGAGCAATCTTAACATGGTCCCTCTTACCTCCTCTTTTCACATGAAAGGTAAGAAGGTAATAGTTACTCACCCCCTGCCTCTGCTTCGAGTGATACACGCAACAATCTAACAAAATAATTTATAACATGGAAGTATGGAACTAAACAATATTCCGCATTGAGCTTTTGAAGTTTGAGAAGTTCAAATCTAGGCCTGCGATAGTGTGGAACAGTTTTGTGCACCATCCTGTCTCCATCATTGTTCTTGCATGATTGCCAAATAACAAATTTTGCAAACATATTTTTTATTGAAATACCATCTTAGAGCGACATTATGTCGGAAAATGGAACACCGTAGAAGCTCCAAGCTTTAGGAAAAGACAAACTAATTGCATTGGAAGAAATGACACTTTGCTCTTGGCAGCTTCTAGGAATAAGATCAGCACTGGAACAAGAAAAACTGGCACTTTGTGGTGCCCTCCACTCTTGGTAAAAAAATCAGATACACCAATACTTCAACAGACTAAGGAACTGCAAGCGAAATTTCATCGGTTGAGGGGAGGCTTCTACAACCCAAAAGGCATGTCTGTTCTTACAGCGTAAACCCTTTTGTGATCACCTATAGGATCATAGCTAAAAATGGCTGTTCGTTCATAAGGGGGTACACAGGAACCCTGAGTTCAGATTCTTCTCCTAGAAGTTGAACCCAGGCCGGCATGGATTGGAAGCTGAAGCGATCGAAGAGCGTGCCTAAGCTCAAGAACGGATCGCCTACGAGTCCGACTAAAGGTAATTCATTTGGTTGTCCACTTCCCTCTAGTTTGCTGTTTTTTTCTCTCTCTATGCAAATGAAACAATCTGTCGTGCAAAATGACTGAGATCACAGATGATTCAGCTTGCCAAACCAGATATTCGGAggatttttttctcttttctttatccAATGCAAACTTGATACCGAAGCGATGCATGCAAACCAAGGAAATGTTTTTGGGCACAATCAGGGAGGTCAAAGCAAGTGTTCTTGGGCTTGAATACCAAAGCAAGTTCTTTGTTTGTAGATCCCCAGGCAGCTTAGCTGTGCAGAATTCTGGCACCAGAATTCATCGTTTCTCTAATCTCAGCATTACAAAAACCTGTTATGTTGGAAATATTAGCACTTTCTCGAATAGTCTAATCCACGAGTAGACAGTAAACATGGCAAATACGGTATGCATCTCATACCGATACCTAAGCATGTGAGCACGTACAGTACATAGAACCGCCTCAACTCTCAGGAAGGTAAGATCATCAATCAATAGTAGGCTGCTGCTCTGTGTAGTTAAAGATGGGATCCAACCTGTTTTGTTTGCTTCTTTCCTATAATCTGTGCTCGATTCCATATTTCTGTATCCTTCGATTCCCGGGACAGATCTGATCTCCTTTATACTTACCTCAAACAACGAGCAAAGTCGAGATGTTGATGAGAAAGGGACTTTTCTCAAGGCCAAAGAGTGCTCTTTAACCATCTATGAACAGCATATATACGGCTAGCACATGAACGAGCAAATAGGGGATGAACGAGTCATACcctccggttggccaggccagcgcggcggcggcggcagtagcCTCGGCATCAGCCaaggccttcttcttggcgacTTCGTCGTCAGCCATGGAGTCGATGTGGAGGAAGTAGTGGAAGCAGAGGCAGACGAAGACGGGGACGGATCAGGAGCAGTCGcgtcgagacgctccccaaaaaccttattgccGTTCTCCCAGGCAGGATCTCGAACGACAGGGTTTCGGAGGCACCTGCTCTCTCGACCAACCGTGAACGCGGTCGTCGGGATGGGATCGCTGGAGGCAGCACAGTGAGAGGAACAGTAGATGACGGCTAGGGTTGTACGATAGGGAGCGAGTGAACTGAGTTAGGGTTCACTCCACTGTCCGCGATCGTCGGGATGGGATCGCAGCACATTGAGAGGAACAGTAGATGACGGCTAGGGTTGCacgagagggagtgagtgaactgaGTTAGGGTTCACTCCACTGTCCGCGAACAACCCATGGTCCAACGTCTCGGACAGTGGCGCTTAATAAGCTTCGGCTCGGCACATttccgcaacccgcggcgcgtgcgcgcgcgcgtcgtgacgaggcgggcggcggaggaggaggagcgcggtcgtgacgaggcgggcggcggaggaggaggagcgcgcgtgtacaGCTCCTATTCCCAAGCTTTCAATAGCAAGTGGTAGAGCAGCCCTTATGAAGAGGTCTCACTCTTCTTACcgtagcagtatgggactaaacatcccacatTTCCAACCACTTGCCGTACACATGTATGGGCCTTAGAGATTAACCAGGGATTATTGTCTTATATGGGCCTAAGCCCATCCATAATCCATCATGTTAGCTGTGCTGGTCCCTCCTGAAACTGAGATTTCTCGTTACTAGTATTATTTTTTGGAAAAAAGTAcaccctctgtaaagaaatataagagtgtttagatcactatttaGTGATGTGAtctaagagtgtttagatcactatttaGTGATGTGATCTAGATCACtaaatagtgatctaaacactcttatatttctttatgaTATAAAATTAGTCGCGATATGATGATATTACTAGTTACCACCGTTTGGAAACACTTAACGCATTGAGAAAATAGCCCTTTTCCAGAAACAGAAACGATTACTAGGAAAATAAATTGGGGGAATAACCGGTTCTGTTCTCCACGCTGGCAGGTTAGCCGGCAATAACCCCCGTAACCAGGCAAACTGATCAAAATTGAAATTTGATATGCTTTCTACATTTTTATTTACATATAGGTGTGTTTTTACATACTCTATGATTTGGGTGTGCTTTCTAAAATCTGTTTAAATCTGGTTTATATTCTATGAACTCCATTTGAATTTTAGTGATTTTACAGCCTTGCATTTGAATCTGAGATTTCATATGATTAGTGGTTCACATATATAACAACAGAAAAACTAATGAGACATAGGAACTTTTCTGAAGAGGTTAGTGGTTCACCAAACATTTTTCCTTTTAAAATCAATCAACTGCGTGCATAGCGGACCACGGCAAAAAATAACCAGATCTCAAACCCTacaaatcaaataagaaaatccTTTTGAACCAATGACGCCTTGCCGGAGAATTCATTTGGATTTTGCCCTGGCATGTCCGGGGCTCTGGTTTCGGTTCCTGCGCCGTAGCCTCCTCCTCCCAGCATACAAAAATGGCCAGTTGCTGGCCGCAGCGGCCAATCGTACCGAGACCAAGGGATGTTAAGTCGTGCGCGCATGGAACCAACCCCGTGATCCCATATCGCGTCGGTAGCTCTGTACCAAACGGACCCTCGCGCGCCACCGCCGAGAGGAACCAAGGCCAGCGCCATGCCCAGCGACGCCGCCCTCTCGCCGGCGCCGACCGGCAGAAACAACGGCGGCAAGATGCAGAAGCTGCTCAAGTCGGCCTTCAAGCGCGGCGACTCTCCGGCCCAGGCGGCCGGGGAGGAGCCGGAGCTCAGCCCGTCCGCGTCCAGGGGGTCTGGCTCGGGCAGCGGGCGGACGTCGTCGGGGAGGCGTGTCGGCCGAGGCGACGACGTGGGCGACCGGTCCAGCCGCGAGAGCGTCGAGCTCGACGCTGAAGGTGAAACGAGCCGTCTCCCTTCCCTAGTCCATTTTGCTTTGCCTTTTGCACGGCTCGTAAAGTGTTCACAGCTTTTGTTAACCCTGATTTAAGCTGAGCGTGGCCGAAGGCACGGATCTTTTTGCCCCTCATTTCATAAGTGGGGTGAATTGTGAAGTGAATTTCACTAATGCACCATCTTTTTTTTggcaaacactaatttaaaatcAAAAGTATCTCAATGCTACTCCTTAACACGAATCATGTTTTGTCTATTGATGGAACAACAATTTATACTTTGAGGTGTCTAATGTCTCCGTCTATTGAGAATCCTTTAACTTTACAAATTCCATGGCTCTCCTGATTTTCGTTTACGTTCGCTAGCCTAATTCTTTGTTTAACTACGAAATTTCGTCACAGCACAATATAGCGTACTGACATCATCCCAACGTGGCTACGATTTTTTATCATCGTAATTTCCAGTGACTAGCTGACATGGTAACCAACGATTAAGCAACAGCTCCTTCTCCACTTCAAAACAAGGAGCCAAGAAATGGCCATGGCAATCACAAGACGTTGTGTCAGAAACCAAAATCCTTCCTAGATTATAGCTCTCGCAAAAATTTGCAACCGAAGAGATCAGTGAAGTTCTTGCTGTGCTCTGCAAAACCAGTGAGGGCGGGGGGACATGACGAAAGGGTCCCTAGCCCAACACAATTATATTTCTGTCAACATGATTTTGTTTACGAACCCTCGCAGATCTTCAACACGTCGGCACGATCTCTCATGCTTGTTGCAACGTTTGCAGCTCAGAATTTTAAATTAAAGTGCTACTTGCAAGCATATGGTTGTTTGACAGATCACTTGTGAAGGCCAAAGAACCAAATGCCAACATTGCATCTGCTCCAGTAAACTATTATTGATCGTTTGTTAGATATAAATATTGCGGTTTAATTCTGGATCCATTTGAGCAGCTGGTTCTATATGTCACCTCACATTCTTCTGTCAGATTTACACTGTGCAATAGTTGAGCGTTGAATCGAATTTACTTCTGGTGAAACATTCTCACATGAGATGAAAGTAAATTCGAGTGCAAATTAAATTAACTTTGGAAAGATTTGATGACGTGAACTGAAGGTTCCAAGAACGACAAGATGCTGGCGGCGCTGCGGGACTGGAAGATCGCGTCGGCGTACGAGACGTTCCCGTGGGAGAAGAAGATGAAGGAGCTGCTGCCGGTGCCGGAGTCGAGCCGGTTcctgtcgctgctgctgctccccaAGGCCACGGACGGCACCCACACCCGCTACAACACGCTCGACGACACCCTCGCCCGCGCCGACGCCTGGCTCGCCTCGTCCCGCGCCTCCGGCGTCCCCGTCGAGCTCGCCAGCGTCCAGACGGAGGCGCTGCTCACCAAGATCTCCGGCGAGACGGCGGTGTCCACGGTGAACATGGGCTCCCTGTCCGACCTGGCCAACATGTCCAACGTCAGCCTGTACGGGTTCGAGGACTACCACGGCGTGGACATCGGCGTGGTGCGCGCGGTGCGGCTGTGGTACGCGCCGTCGGGCCCCGGCGGCGAGATGGCGGTGGAGATCGCGCTGCGGCAGGGGGACACCAGGCTCGGCTTCGCCATCAGCCGGACCGAGGAGGGCTTCATCTACGTGTCGTCGGTGGCGGACGAGAGCACGCCGGGCGTGGCGTCGACGCGGTCCGGGCTGCTCGAGCTGCACcgggcggcgaggcgggcggGCAGGCTGCTGGTGGTGTCGAGGGTGGGAGGGGAGAAGGTGCTGCCGTGGATGGTCTCCACCGCCGGCGACGTCAGGTGCTACGACACCGTGTCGCTGAGCCAGAAGCTTTCGCTGCACCGCCACGCGCTCCGCCCCATCACGCTGCACTTCCTCACGTGGGATGAGGGCGTCCTCGCCCTGCCCCCGCCGGCGCCGGGGCCGCTGCTCATGCTGTCGTCCGAAGGCGACGACGAGGAGATCGATGCCGACGGGCCGGAGATCGCGGCCGGCAAGGGGGGCAAGGGCTCGTCCTTTAGGTTCCAGAACATCGGACTCCCGGATAGCTGGCTGTGAATGAATCCATGGATTCAGAGCGGACCTGCCGGCTATACGTCAGTCAGTCGTGTAATAGTGACAGTGCATCTCGTTTTGTGTATTTATTAGCTTTGTAATTTGGTAAGATGAGGAAAAAACCACCGCCTTTTGAGACAAATCTGTGCTTAGAGCAAGTataatagagctgagtcagcaaGCTATAAGGAATAAACTATTATATTTCTGTTTAGTTGGAGAAAAAAGAAGAGAacagagaaggtaagcgggctcttcgtgaagagccagctctagcacgtacTCCTATGCACTTTATGAGAATGAAAGGTGAGctacataataaaaaagtagtacattCTTTTAATCTACTATTGTACATGTtagctataagatgggctgtaaaTGACATGGCACTgacttatagccagcagctggctatactattaaccatgctctaaagaGCACTAACTCTTGACTGAAGCTTGACTGAGAGACTGAGCACTAGATGGTGGAATTTCCAATACGGACTCTAGCACTAGATGGTGGCACTCACATATGGGCATCTTCAACACGAACTCTCAAAATGCCAGCATACATCCGACGCGATTTGCCATCCAACAAGTCGGTTAATGGATGACGTTTGAAATCCTATAAATTGGACACAAACTAGGAGCGgatttgcgggcgtccggacagCTGCCACGTATATGTCTGACGCCCCGGACCAAGCCAAAAACTGTCACTATCCCTCCATTCATCCAAATCTTGGTATCATGGACATTTCAGGACTTACGCTCCTTGCCGCCCAGAGAGTTCTTCAAGGacgtgtttggttgcctgcatacACCTCGACCAAGCCCGCGCGGGAAGAATCCGGCCTGTTTGGTTGCCTGTATACACTGTTGGGCCTGCATAATACGAAACTTAAAGCACCTCTGGGCCTGACTCGCTGGAAACGCTCAGATCGGCAGTTTCTTGTGAGCCAGGCCGAGGCGAGCGCAAGAGAGCGGGCCCTTGCACGAGTGGAGACGGGAGGGAAGTAAGCTTCTATCTAATCTCCTTTCTTCCTTGTCCCTTTGATCTATACAACGATGCTTTGATTCGAGGTAAGCTCTACACGAAAAAGATGCACCTCGATGCTACGGTTCCATTTAGGCGATCGGTTCGTAGTTTCGTCGGCCGTAAATTCTTAATTTCGTGTTCCCGTTTGGAGCTATTCTGGACGAATTTTGTCAGATTCGTCACGCACGATCGATCATTTGAAATTTCCTTTGACCAGCAGCTAATCTCGCAGTTTCTCACAACATTCATGTTGTAAGTTTTTGGTTTCGACGATTGTAGCTTCATCTCTCTTTGAACAGCAGTCTACTGCACTGACGCCGCCATGCCGAGCTCCTCTGTCCTCTGCTCAGAGCCCTCCTATTTGTTCCTCTCGACGCTGAAGCCCTTCCCCTTGATCTCCTTGCCCACGTCCTACTACACTAGAGTCGTTTCCGACGTCCCTCATCTCGTCCTACTCTCTGTCGTCCTCCTACTGCACTGACGCTGCAATGGCGTGCACACTGCTTTCTTGTGTCCTTTGCCTCTGTGCACACTACAGTTCACCGCGCCGCCGACGGGGTTGATCATcttggcctcctctctctcgCCCTACTACACTGGGTTGTTTCCGGCGTCGATCATCTCGGCCTCCTCTCTCGTCCACTGCACTGACGATACCATGGCGCGAGCACTGCATTCTCCTCCTCTGTGACTGCCTTTGAGCGAGCGCCGCAACTAGTTCGCCGACGGTGTCGCTCGCCCACGACTCCATGCTCGTCATGTCGGACACGACGCCACGGCCACTATACACCGCAGTCGCCATGATCCGGCGCACACTGCATTTCTTCCCCCTTCCTCTGCTAGCTCTTAACCCTgtgtgctgatacgtctccgtcgtatctacttttccaaacacttttgcccttgttttggactctaacttgcatgatttgaatggaactaacccggactgacattgttttcagcagaattgccatggtgttatttttgtgcagaaataaaagttcacgaaatgacctgaaacttcacggagatgatttctggaattaataaaaaatatcgGCGAAAGAATCAAatgaagggggcccacaccctagccacaagggtgggtagcccgcccaccccctggggcgcgccatccatccttgtgggccccctggacctccaccgacctcaactccaactccatatattcacgttcggggagaaaaaatcagagagaaggattcatcgcgttttacgatacggagccaccgccaagccctgttcttcctcgggagggcagatctggagtccgttcggggctccggagaggggaatccttcGCCATCGTCaacatcaaccatcctccatcaccaatttcatgatgctcaccaccatgcatgagtaatctcatcgtaggcttgctggaccatgatggttggatgagatttaccatgtaatcgagttagttttgttaggatttgatccctagtatccactatgttctaagattgatgttgctataacTTTGATATGgctaatgcttgtcactagggcccgactgccatgatttcagatctgaacctattatgttttcatgaatatatttgtgttcttgatcctatcttgcaagtcaatagtcacctactacgtgttatgatccggcaaccccggagtgacaatagtcgggaccactcccgatgatgactgtagtttgaggagttcatgtattcactaagtgctaatgctttagtttggtactctattaaaaggaggccttaatatcccttagtttccaataggaccccgctgccacgggagggtaggacaaatgatgtcatgcaagttcttttccataagcatgtatgactatatacggaatacatgcctacattatattgatgaattggagctagttctatgtcaccctatgttataaccgttgcatgatgaatgccatccgacataattatctaTCATTGATCcatatattgatctttgcttcgtTACTTTTCCGCTGCTACTGTTAAAATTGCTACGAAactactactattacttttgccaccattaccgttacttccatattactttgctactaaatacttgctacagatattaagtctttcaggtgtggttgaattgacaactctgctgctaatacttgagaatattctttggctccccttgtgtcgaatcaataaatttgggttgaatactctaccctcaaaaactgttgcgatcccctatacttgtgggttatcaggacctcgaggagcctctcaacaatctcctcatcattttcttcctctaaaaatttctgaaatttttagtgactcaaaataaaagtgaaccaaactcaacaaaattgatagcaactactcctacaagtgtttagaagctatatcatgcatcaaaactaccttggaccatataaatttgacatgcaagttcaagaacaaggtcaccacaacagcaaaaatttgcaataaataaagcactagaacaaaaaccaATTGTACAATTGCAGATTCGGCCGTGTGATGCATTCTTACAGGTGGCctggatttatgatgatttctactatttggctgagaatgcaggcatcactgatacgtctccaacgtatctataattttttattgttatgttgttatattatcattcttggatgttttacaatcattttatatcattttttggtactaacctattgacatagtgccaagtgccagttgttttctgcatgttttttacatcgcaggaaatgaataccaaacggagtctaaacggagcaaaactttttgtggatttttttggaccagaagatatcgaatgggccggagaagcacctgaggggggtgctccgaggggagcacaacccaccagggcgcgcctggaggccaggcgcgcccaggtgggttgtgcccacctcgggtgccccctgaaccgcctctttgctctataaataccccaatattccagaaaccctaggggaatcgatgaaaatcaattccagccgccgcaagttccagaaacaccagatccaatctagtcacggaggggttcatcatgttcattggtgcctctccgatgatgcgtgagtagttctttgtagacctacgggtccgtagttattagctagatggcttcctctctctcgtttgattctcaatacaatggtctcttggagatccatatgatgtaactctttttgcggtgtgtttgttgggatccgatgaactttgagtttatgatcagatctatctttttatccatgaaagttatttgagtcttctttgatctcttatatgcatgatttcttatagcctcgtatttcttctccgatatttgggtttcgtttggccaacttgatctatctatcttgcaatgggaagatgtgctttgtaatgagttcgatcttacggtgctcgatcccagtgacagaaagggaaacgacatgtaCGTTGCTATTAACGATAACAGGACgtggtctatttctacataaatagatcttgtctatcatgtcatcgttcttattgcattactccgtttctacttgaacttaatacactagatgcatgctggatagcggtcgatgtgtggagtaatagtagtagatgcaggcaggagtcggtctactaatattggacgtgatgcctatataatgatcattgcctggatatcgtcatgattatttgaagttctatcaattgcacaacagtaatttgttcgcccaccgtttgctatttttctcgagagaagccactagtgaaatctacggcccctgggtctcttctttattatatttgcctttgcgatctattttccttttcttttattttcagatctattaaactaaaaatacaaaaatactttgctgcactttattttattcggcgttcaatctatcaatttattacaactctctcccgtccacgtgccaatttctggcgctgttacccgaaagggattgacaacccctttaacacgtcgggttgcgagtatttgttatttgtgtgcaggtgctgtttgcGTAGTGTtacttggttctcctactggtttgatgaccttggtctcatcactgagggaaatacctaccgtcgctgtgctgcatcatcccttcctctttggggaaataccgacgtagttctagcaagcatcaaaagaaatttctggcgccgttgccggggagacatcatcaacatctaccaggttcctaatcacaaatctcatctcctcacaatttacattatttgccatttgcctctcgttttcctctcccccacttcacaaaaatttgtcgttttattcgccctctttttcattCGCCTTTTCTCGTCTGATCTAAATTTTgtttgcaatcatgagtgatttcggtatggcagCAACATATGATGGCCTAAATCCTAAGAGTGGATGtacgggcaatctggatgctaaaacttttatcttgggtcAAGGGAAtattatgggaaaagaacgtatccaagaatttttcagttgtgttggaaatttaagtcttgatgatgctcctatccTTAGAAGGACTAGATCTTATTCGgaagctatttcagcactagttatgaaacttgaaagtaaatttatccgtactcatcctactttgcaaagattgttttttgagctccCGTTATAAAGAATCCTAAGGATAAAAAGTTGGCCGCTCTCGTTCTCATGAATGAatttgactacataatacgggaagctagggaaatctttgacttTTATGGTATGAATTGTGAAAATcccgtgatagatgaaattctttacaatagtgattatgcgttaagacatttgcttggggataatcaaatctttgatgagaatcttaaaaaggaagtccccaTTTTAGATGTAATCCAACAggttttcaataatgttaatcaacattactcTTGGATCGTTACCagaaatcaaaggggttatgatgatggacaacttaatagtgctaaagtttctatggataatatgttttatgtcgTCTTTACAAAACCTCATGACAAAAACACCTCTAAGGAAATTAAGGAAAAGAACAACAAAAcgtagatccttgctttatgcctagctaggggcgtga
This genomic window contains:
- the LOC109754713 gene encoding uncharacterized protein, which gives rise to MPSDAALSPAPTGRNNGGKMQKLLKSAFKRGDSPAQAAGEEPELSPSASRGSGSGSGRTSSGRRVGRGDDVGDRSSRESVELDAEGSKNDKMLAALRDWKIASAYETFPWEKKMKELLPVPESSRFLSLLLLPKATDGTHTRYNTLDDTLARADAWLASSRASGVPVELASVQTEALLTKISGETAVSTVNMGSLSDLANMSNVSLYGFEDYHGVDIGVVRAVRLWYAPSGPGGEMAVEIALRQGDTRLGFAISRTEEGFIYVSSVADESTPGVASTRSGLLELHRAARRAGRLLVVSRVGGEKVLPWMVSTAGDVRCYDTVSLSQKLSLHRHALRPITLHFLTWDEGVLALPPPAPGPLLMLSSEGDDEEIDADGPEIAAGKGGKGSSFRFQNIGLPDSWL